One genomic segment of Trichococcus shcherbakoviae includes these proteins:
- the thiD gene encoding bifunctional hydroxymethylpyrimidine kinase/phosphomethylpyrimidine kinase, with protein MKTVLTIAGSDSSGGAGIQADLKTMMAHKVYGMSVITALTAQNTTGVAGIMEVTPEFVAQQLDCVFKDIRPDAVKIGMVSNAAIIKVIAEKLVEYKAENIVVDPVMVATSGSSLMQDDASQALRTLLLPLADVITPNVPEGEVLSGVKIETKADMLAAADRIASAAGTSVLLKGGHLKDSADDLLFMDGKVSWFESERIENPNTHGTGCTLSSAIAANLALGHGMEESIRQAKAYITGALRDGLDLGKGSGPLNHAYRINWKGGCLL; from the coding sequence ATGAAAACAGTATTGACGATCGCCGGTTCGGACAGCAGCGGCGGAGCGGGGATCCAAGCGGACCTGAAGACGATGATGGCGCATAAAGTCTATGGGATGAGCGTGATCACAGCGCTGACGGCACAGAACACGACGGGGGTTGCCGGAATCATGGAGGTGACGCCTGAATTTGTGGCGCAGCAGCTGGATTGCGTCTTCAAGGATATCCGGCCGGATGCGGTGAAGATCGGCATGGTGTCGAACGCCGCAATCATCAAAGTCATCGCGGAGAAGCTGGTCGAATACAAAGCGGAGAATATCGTCGTGGATCCGGTCATGGTGGCCACTAGCGGCAGCAGCCTGATGCAGGACGATGCCAGCCAAGCTTTGCGGACGCTGTTGTTGCCGTTGGCTGATGTGATCACCCCCAATGTGCCGGAAGGAGAGGTGCTGAGCGGTGTCAAGATCGAGACGAAGGCGGATATGCTGGCTGCAGCGGACCGTATCGCTTCAGCAGCAGGAACCAGTGTGCTCCTGAAAGGCGGCCATCTCAAGGACAGCGCCGACGATCTGCTATTTATGGACGGAAAAGTCAGTTGGTTCGAGTCGGAACGGATCGAAAACCCGAATACGCATGGCACCGGCTGCACGCTTTCCTCAGCCATCGCAGCGAATCTGGCTTTAGGCCACGGAATGGAAGAGAGCATCCGCCAAGCCAAAGCCTACATCACCGGCGCGCTCCGTGACGGACTGGATCTGGGCAAGGGCAGCGGCCCACTCAATCACGCTTATCGCATCAACTGGAAAGGTGGCTGTCTTCTATGA
- a CDS encoding HAD family hydrolase, translated as MGLLLFDFDGTLAETCKISEMATMDTFEHFGYPVPTPEQLREDRGKPHFVKFIGYLKKHALSPVELDKLMEVFWDKYEKYENMLLEPYDLSRESLMELKGNGHHLGVISNKATKALLRSLAAVDLLDLMEVVIGLDNMNQHKPNPEGIFTAWEKIPMAKEETVMIGDTIYDMQMGKMAGTKTIGITWGGSSAQTLRAENPDCIANSFVELEIILTNLLDA; from the coding sequence ATGGGATTACTATTATTCGATTTTGACGGTACCTTGGCGGAAACATGCAAAATTAGCGAAATGGCTACAATGGATACATTTGAACATTTCGGCTATCCCGTTCCAACCCCTGAGCAACTGCGTGAGGATAGAGGAAAGCCCCATTTTGTGAAGTTTATCGGCTATCTGAAGAAACATGCACTCTCTCCGGTCGAGCTGGATAAGCTGATGGAAGTCTTTTGGGACAAATACGAAAAATATGAAAATATGCTGTTGGAACCATACGATTTATCGCGGGAGTCCTTAATGGAACTGAAAGGGAACGGACACCATCTCGGCGTGATTTCCAACAAAGCAACCAAGGCTTTGCTGAGGAGTCTTGCTGCAGTGGACCTTTTGGATCTGATGGAAGTGGTTATCGGATTGGACAACATGAACCAGCACAAACCGAATCCTGAAGGCATCTTCACCGCTTGGGAGAAAATACCGATGGCGAAAGAAGAAACCGTGATGATCGGTGATACCATTTATGATATGCAGATGGGTAAAATGGCTGGCACTAAGACCATCGGCATCACTTGGGGAGGGAGTTCCGCCCAAACCTTGCGCGCAGAAAATCCCGATTGCATCGCCAACTCCTTCGTCGAGCTGGAAATCATTCTTACAAACCTGCTGGATGCTTAA
- the rsmG gene encoding 16S rRNA (guanine(527)-N(7))-methyltransferase RsmG, which produces MNPEQFAEALAEKGILLNETQLEQYATYLRLLREWNEKINLTAITEPDEVYLKHFYDSISLGFHMDFTEEEVTLCDVGAGAGFPSVPLKIAFPKLQVTIVDSLNKRITFLETLVAELGLTGVSCFHDRAETFGQNKKFRAQFDVVTARAVARLSVLSELCLPLAKKGGTFVAMKAASTEEELRDAERAIATLGGKLEEDIFFELPNDAGERHIVKIKKTKETPKTYPRKAGTPNKNPL; this is translated from the coding sequence ATGAATCCAGAACAATTTGCCGAGGCCCTTGCCGAAAAAGGGATCCTTTTGAATGAAACGCAACTCGAACAATACGCAACCTATTTGCGCCTATTGCGCGAATGGAACGAAAAAATCAACCTGACGGCCATCACCGAGCCGGATGAAGTCTATCTGAAGCATTTCTATGACTCCATTTCATTGGGATTCCATATGGATTTCACTGAAGAAGAAGTCACGCTTTGCGATGTGGGTGCTGGTGCCGGTTTCCCGAGCGTCCCCCTCAAGATAGCTTTCCCTAAATTGCAGGTGACGATCGTGGACTCATTGAACAAACGGATCACTTTCCTGGAGACTCTGGTTGCCGAACTGGGTTTGACGGGTGTTTCCTGCTTCCATGACCGTGCGGAGACTTTTGGACAGAACAAGAAATTCCGCGCCCAATTCGATGTGGTGACGGCGCGTGCGGTCGCGCGCTTGAGCGTCCTGAGCGAACTGTGTCTGCCTTTGGCCAAAAAAGGCGGTACTTTTGTCGCGATGAAAGCAGCCAGTACGGAAGAAGAGCTCCGCGATGCAGAGCGCGCCATCGCAACTCTGGGCGGCAAACTCGAGGAGGATATCTTTTTTGAACTGCCGAACGATGCAGGCGAACGCCACATCGTGAAGATCAAGAAAACGAAAGAAACACCGAAGACCTACCCGAGAAAAGCCGGGACACCGAACAAAAATCCATTGTAA
- a CDS encoding ParA family protein — protein MARIIAVANQKGGVGKTTTTVNLAASLAYLGKKVLLIDSDAQGNATSGLGISKADVEKDIYDVLVNQEPIENVIRESSRENLWVVPATIQLAGAEIELTNQPHREARLYDAVQSLREEYDFIFIDCPPSLGHLTINAFTASDSVLIPVQCEYYALEGLSQLLNTFRLVQKHFNKDLKLEGVLLTMLDARTNLGFEVVDEVKKYFKEKVYKTIIPRNVRLSEAPSYGQSIVDYDIRSKGAEVYLELAKEVLADGE, from the coding sequence ATGGCACGGATTATTGCAGTCGCAAATCAGAAAGGCGGCGTCGGAAAAACGACGACCACCGTCAATTTAGCAGCTTCTTTGGCCTACTTAGGCAAAAAAGTGTTATTGATAGATAGTGATGCCCAAGGGAACGCCACCAGCGGACTCGGCATTTCAAAAGCAGATGTTGAAAAAGATATATATGATGTATTAGTGAACCAAGAGCCCATCGAGAATGTCATCAGAGAATCCTCGCGGGAAAATCTATGGGTCGTGCCTGCAACCATCCAATTGGCAGGGGCTGAAATCGAGTTGACGAATCAACCGCATCGTGAAGCGCGCCTTTACGACGCAGTGCAGTCGTTGCGCGAGGAATACGACTTCATTTTCATCGATTGCCCGCCATCACTGGGGCATTTGACGATCAATGCCTTCACCGCCAGCGATTCGGTATTGATTCCGGTCCAGTGCGAGTACTATGCCTTGGAAGGGCTGAGCCAACTGTTGAACACCTTCCGCTTGGTTCAGAAGCATTTCAATAAGGACCTGAAATTGGAAGGGGTCTTATTGACGATGCTGGATGCCCGTACGAACCTCGGCTTCGAAGTCGTTGATGAGGTCAAAAAATATTTCAAAGAGAAAGTATACAAGACAATCATTCCACGAAATGTCCGCTTATCCGAAGCGCCAAGCTATGGACAATCGATCGTTGACTATGATATCCGTTCAAAAGGAGCGGAAGTTTATCTTGAGTTGGCAAAGGAAGTGTTAGCAGATGGCGAATAA
- a CDS encoding ParB/RepB/Spo0J family partition protein has product MANKNSKGLGRGIDALFSNFEDIEKIDEKTEKVQEIPLDEIRPNPYQPRKTFDDSTLRELADSIMLNGVIQPVILRQSSVKGYEIIAGERRVRASRLAGKATIPAIVREFDETAMIEVAILENLQREDLTPLEEAEGYQTLMNKLNLTQVDVAQRLGKSRPYIANHLRLLNLPQDVKRMLQEGLVSMGQARTLLGLNDESLISELAKRAAEEGITVRHLELLVQQLNNPGDVAKKKNKKKKETKPVYIKESEERLMDKFGTSVQISSKGEKGKIEIEYLSPADLTRILDILQISLDD; this is encoded by the coding sequence ATGGCGAATAAAAACAGCAAAGGGCTAGGACGCGGCATCGACGCGCTCTTCAGCAACTTTGAAGATATCGAGAAGATCGATGAAAAGACAGAGAAGGTACAGGAGATCCCTTTAGACGAAATACGTCCCAATCCTTATCAGCCACGAAAAACCTTTGATGACTCGACTTTGCGGGAACTGGCTGACTCGATTATGCTGAACGGCGTCATCCAACCGGTCATCCTGCGCCAATCCAGCGTGAAAGGCTATGAAATCATTGCAGGCGAACGCCGCGTCCGCGCTTCCCGTTTGGCCGGCAAAGCAACAATCCCGGCAATCGTCCGCGAATTTGACGAAACGGCAATGATAGAAGTCGCCATTTTGGAAAATCTGCAGCGTGAAGACCTGACCCCGCTGGAAGAGGCGGAAGGCTATCAAACCTTGATGAACAAGCTGAATCTCACGCAAGTGGATGTAGCCCAAAGATTAGGCAAGAGCCGTCCATACATCGCCAATCATCTGCGCCTGTTGAACCTGCCGCAGGACGTCAAACGGATGCTGCAAGAGGGATTGGTCTCCATGGGGCAAGCCCGTACACTTTTGGGCTTGAACGATGAATCGTTGATCAGCGAATTGGCGAAACGTGCTGCCGAAGAGGGCATCACTGTCCGTCATCTGGAATTGCTGGTCCAACAACTGAACAATCCAGGTGATGTCGCCAAAAAGAAAAACAAGAAGAAAAAAGAAACGAAACCGGTATACATCAAAGAGAGTGAAGAACGTTTGATGGACAAATTCGGGACATCCGTACAGATATCCAGCAAGGGCGAAAAAGGCAAGATCGAGATCGAATACCTTTCTCCAGCCGACCTGACCCGGATTTTGGATATCCTGCAAATTTCCCTGGACGATTAA